The Novosphingobium sp. THN1 genome includes a window with the following:
- a CDS encoding efflux transporter outer membrane subunit has product MTLRRFLGLACACSFLAACTVGPDYAPPEVQIAPAWRQPVASGAASSEPWWKAFRDPVLDRLQNEAQAGNLTIEQALARVDQARAAAAAAGAARLPVVEANGTAARAQQSLNSGLGQLSRYVPDLPRTVDSGSATLNGSWDLDLAGGIRRRQEAARASLVEAEAGVQAARLAVTAELAQAYFRLRTAEAQGRALAVLAREARDRAAIMQARQTAGAASLADAERTSALAEQAAAALPEIEARVEAERAQIAVLVGRSPSLPLDLAGQMPVLSADPVGGLPASVLRARPDVAMAEARLVASNAAIGAALAEYWPSISIGGLIGVQSNRFGELFTGDSVAIQGAVGLRWRLFDFERIDAQVASARGRHREMLAAYRETVLRATADVESGQAALMTARQAYARTEAEVKARAAALARDTDAFRAGAISKEELSASQTAQVEAEARLIAERGRVAAGVVGLARALALP; this is encoded by the coding sequence ATGACGCTGCGACGGTTCCTTGGCCTTGCCTGTGCTTGCAGTTTTCTTGCGGCATGCACGGTCGGCCCGGACTACGCTCCGCCCGAGGTGCAGATTGCGCCGGCGTGGCGGCAGCCCGTGGCCAGCGGCGCTGCATCTTCCGAGCCCTGGTGGAAGGCCTTTCGCGACCCGGTACTCGACCGGCTTCAGAACGAAGCACAGGCCGGAAACCTGACGATCGAGCAGGCGCTGGCACGCGTCGACCAAGCGCGTGCTGCGGCAGCTGCGGCAGGTGCGGCGCGCTTGCCGGTGGTCGAAGCGAATGGCACTGCCGCACGGGCACAGCAGTCGCTTAACTCGGGCCTCGGGCAGTTGTCCCGCTACGTGCCGGACCTGCCACGAACAGTCGATAGCGGGAGCGCGACGCTGAATGGTTCGTGGGATCTCGACTTGGCCGGCGGTATACGCCGCCGTCAGGAAGCAGCCCGCGCCAGCCTAGTGGAGGCCGAAGCCGGCGTGCAGGCGGCACGGCTTGCGGTCACAGCTGAACTGGCGCAGGCTTACTTTCGGCTTCGGACAGCTGAGGCGCAGGGCCGCGCGCTTGCTGTCCTGGCCCGGGAAGCGCGAGACCGCGCCGCGATCATGCAGGCGCGGCAGACTGCTGGCGCTGCGTCCCTGGCAGATGCCGAGCGAACCTCGGCGCTGGCTGAGCAGGCGGCCGCCGCCCTTCCGGAAATCGAGGCGAGGGTGGAGGCGGAAAGAGCGCAGATCGCGGTCCTTGTGGGCCGTTCGCCCTCACTCCCGCTTGATCTGGCAGGGCAAATGCCAGTCCTTTCCGCGGATCCTGTAGGTGGATTGCCGGCATCAGTGCTCAGGGCAAGGCCTGACGTTGCAATGGCTGAGGCCCGTCTGGTGGCCAGCAATGCCGCGATCGGGGCCGCGCTCGCCGAATACTGGCCAAGCATTTCGATCGGGGGGCTGATCGGAGTGCAGAGCAATCGCTTCGGCGAACTGTTCACCGGAGATTCTGTCGCGATCCAGGGTGCAGTCGGCCTGCGCTGGCGCCTGTTCGACTTCGAGCGGATCGATGCGCAAGTGGCTTCGGCGCGCGGTCGGCATCGCGAGATGCTGGCGGCATACCGTGAGACTGTCCTGCGCGCCACGGCTGACGTGGAAAGCGGGCAGGCAGCGCTGATGACCGCACGCCAGGCCTATGCTCGCACCGAGGCCGAGGTCAAAGCGCGAGCGGCGGCTTTGGCCCGCGATACGGATGCGTTTCGCGCAGGTGCGATCAGCAAGGAGGAGCTGTCCGCTTCGCAAACTGCGCAAGTGGAAGCTGAAGCGCGACTGATTGCCGAACGAGGACGGGTGGCTGCTGGGGTCGTCGGTCTTGCCAGAGCGTTGGCTTTGCCATGA
- a CDS encoding efflux RND transporter permease subunit has translation MSFNPAAFALARWQFTLVAIVLLAALGLAALLTIPRTEDPQLDPPIFIINAVLPGASPSEVEELVTRPVEDAVYRLDGIREVRSRSTDGLSVTRIEFNWGTNPESSYDKVTREVSALRASLPQGLQRLDIVRGRPINVSIVEVALVSEYLPMRRLEKVADRLRERLGTIPGINEARYWGAGRTEMRVSLDMARLASLRLSPTAVTQALRAAGEESPLGAVNAAARRFTVKYGGAFRSPEDIAAVPVLPGDGRALRVGNVAQVAWAQDDHDHITRFNGQRALLVTATQAKNQDVTRLSAAINAELDAFERTLPGGVKLVRGFDQSENVKHRIGGLTRDFLIALVLVSLTLLPLGLRAAGVVMIAIPLSLLIGVGILAGLGFTLNQLAIAGFVLALGILVDDAIVVVENIARWLREGADRTTAVIKGTGQIALAVLGCTACLVFAFVPLLALPRLRVNSSARCRSQS, from the coding sequence ATGAGCTTCAATCCTGCGGCCTTTGCTCTTGCGCGCTGGCAGTTCACACTGGTGGCTATAGTGCTGCTTGCTGCACTCGGTCTCGCGGCGCTGTTGACCATACCGCGGACCGAGGATCCGCAACTCGATCCGCCAATCTTCATCATCAACGCGGTGCTTCCGGGCGCATCTCCGAGCGAGGTGGAGGAACTGGTCACGCGGCCGGTCGAGGATGCGGTCTACCGGCTCGACGGCATTCGCGAAGTGCGCTCGCGCAGCACCGATGGGCTTTCCGTCACAAGGATCGAGTTCAACTGGGGCACAAACCCTGAAAGCAGTTACGACAAGGTGACACGCGAGGTCTCCGCCCTGCGCGCCAGCTTGCCGCAGGGGTTGCAACGGCTCGACATCGTGCGCGGGCGGCCGATCAACGTTTCGATCGTCGAAGTGGCCCTGGTCAGCGAATATCTTCCGATGCGGCGGCTCGAGAAAGTCGCCGACCGCCTGCGGGAAAGACTGGGGACCATTCCGGGGATCAACGAGGCGCGCTACTGGGGCGCAGGCCGGACCGAGATGCGCGTGTCGCTGGATATGGCACGGCTAGCCTCGCTGCGCTTGTCACCCACGGCGGTCACTCAGGCGCTGCGTGCGGCCGGCGAGGAGAGCCCTTTGGGCGCGGTCAATGCTGCTGCGCGCCGGTTCACCGTGAAATACGGGGGTGCCTTCCGCTCGCCCGAAGATATTGCCGCAGTGCCAGTCTTACCTGGAGATGGCCGGGCATTGCGTGTCGGTAACGTGGCACAAGTGGCGTGGGCGCAGGACGATCACGATCATATCACGCGATTCAACGGCCAGCGGGCCCTGCTGGTAACGGCGACACAGGCAAAGAATCAGGACGTGACGCGCCTGTCCGCTGCCATCAATGCCGAACTCGATGCCTTCGAGCGGACGCTCCCGGGCGGTGTAAAGTTGGTGCGCGGATTCGACCAGTCCGAGAACGTGAAACACCGGATAGGAGGTCTGACGCGCGACTTCCTGATCGCTCTGGTCCTGGTCAGCCTCACCTTACTGCCGCTGGGCCTCCGTGCGGCAGGGGTGGTCATGATCGCTATTCCGCTTTCGCTGCTGATCGGCGTTGGCATCCTTGCAGGCTTGGGCTTCACCCTGAACCAGTTGGCGATTGCCGGCTTTGTTCTCGCGCTGGGCATCCTCGTCGACGATGCGATCGTGGTGGTCGAGAACATCGCCCGCTGGCTGCGCGAAGGGGCGGACCGCACCACGGCAGTCATCAAGGGCACCGGGCAGATCGCGCTGGCAGTGCTTGGCTGCACCGCGTGCCTCGTGTTCGCATTCGTGCCGCTCCTTGCTCTTCCGAGGCTTCGGGTGAATTCATCCGCTCGTTGCCGGTCGCAGTCATAG
- a CDS encoding efflux RND transporter permease subunit produces MPVAVIATVLGSLIVAFAMTPLAARLLLSRDEHPEGNRLLQAVQRGIHRFYAPVLHRALDRPRRWMISLLLLCALSLPLVKVIGSSLFPPAETPQFLVRVEMPQGTAQRRTDQAVSWVEHVVSARSEVRWTSANVGRGNPQLYYNVAQRETDPAFGEVAVGLKAWEPGKSEALLADLRRRFDSYPGARISIVTFVNGPEIEAPIVVRISGPDVARLAALSRKAEAVMADVPGVRDIGNPLRQPRTDLHLAVDEAAASALGVAPGAIRDAVRTALSGSSVASFRDADGDDYVVTVRLPNAGRSELAQLGQIFVPTKAGASAPLSALATPELRSEAARIDRLRRARMVTLTAYTAPGVLVSKATAQVLDRVKAEVDLPPGYSISLGGEAETSSRSFAGLVPAIVVSSLGILAVLVLEFGRFRTVAVVAGIVPFGFLGAIVALWLTGNSLSFTAAVGLIALVGIEIKNSILLVDFTEQLERDGLPVREAVERAGELRFLPVLLTSVTAIGGLLPLAVENSGLFSPMAIAMIGGLVSSTLLARIATPVMYLLLAGKGAGGRPEKTVATPEGLPA; encoded by the coding sequence TTGCCGGTCGCAGTCATAGCCACGGTTCTTGGCTCGCTGATCGTGGCCTTTGCCATGACGCCGCTTGCCGCGCGTTTGCTCCTCTCGCGCGACGAGCATCCCGAGGGCAACAGGCTGCTGCAGGCCGTCCAGCGCGGCATTCACCGCTTCTACGCCCCGGTCCTGCACCGTGCGCTCGACCGGCCGCGACGCTGGATGATCAGCCTGTTGCTGCTGTGCGCGCTATCGCTGCCATTGGTGAAGGTCATTGGGTCTAGCCTGTTCCCCCCGGCCGAGACGCCGCAGTTTCTGGTCCGGGTGGAGATGCCGCAAGGTACTGCACAGCGTCGCACCGATCAGGCCGTGAGCTGGGTGGAGCACGTCGTCTCCGCGCGCTCCGAAGTGCGCTGGACATCGGCCAATGTCGGCCGTGGCAACCCGCAACTCTACTATAACGTGGCGCAGCGCGAGACCGACCCCGCGTTCGGCGAAGTCGCCGTCGGGCTCAAGGCTTGGGAGCCGGGCAAGTCCGAAGCGCTGCTGGCTGACCTGCGCCGCCGCTTCGACAGCTATCCCGGTGCGCGCATCAGCATCGTCACGTTCGTGAACGGGCCCGAGATCGAGGCGCCGATCGTCGTGCGTATTTCCGGGCCTGACGTTGCCCGTCTGGCGGCCCTGTCTCGCAAGGCAGAGGCGGTCATGGCGGATGTTCCCGGTGTTCGCGACATCGGCAATCCGCTGCGCCAGCCCCGCACAGACCTGCACCTTGCGGTGGATGAAGCGGCAGCATCCGCACTCGGCGTTGCTCCGGGTGCAATCCGCGATGCCGTCCGCACAGCTCTGTCAGGCAGTTCCGTGGCGAGCTTCCGCGATGCCGATGGCGACGACTATGTCGTGACAGTACGCTTGCCCAATGCTGGCCGCAGCGAGCTAGCCCAGCTCGGACAGATCTTCGTGCCGACCAAGGCTGGCGCCAGCGCGCCTCTGTCAGCCCTCGCTACGCCGGAACTTCGCTCCGAGGCGGCACGGATTGACCGCCTGCGCCGGGCGCGGATGGTCACGCTTACGGCTTACACGGCCCCCGGCGTGCTGGTCTCGAAGGCAACCGCGCAAGTCCTTGACCGGGTGAAGGCCGAGGTCGACCTGCCGCCCGGCTACAGCATTTCGCTCGGCGGTGAGGCTGAGACGTCCTCGCGCAGCTTTGCAGGTCTCGTCCCGGCCATCGTCGTATCATCGCTGGGCATTCTCGCCGTGCTGGTCCTCGAATTCGGGCGCTTCCGTACCGTGGCCGTGGTCGCGGGGATCGTACCATTCGGCTTTCTCGGCGCCATCGTCGCGCTCTGGCTTACGGGCAATTCGTTGTCGTTCACTGCAGCAGTCGGGCTGATTGCGCTGGTAGGCATCGAGATCAAGAATTCGATCCTGCTGGTCGATTTCACCGAGCAGCTCGAACGCGACGGCCTGCCGGTCCGCGAAGCCGTGGAGCGAGCAGGCGAACTTCGCTTCCTGCCGGTACTATTGACTTCGGTCACGGCGATCGGCGGCCTGCTGCCCCTTGCCGTCGAGAACAGCGGCCTGTTTTCGCCCATGGCCATTGCCATGATCGGCGGGCTCGTTTCGTCGACCTTGCTTGCCCGCATTGCAACGCCGGTCATGTATCTTCTTCTCGCCGGCAAGGGCGCGGGTGGAAGACCGGAAAAAACCGTCGCCACTCCGGAAGGACTTCCAGCATGA
- a CDS encoding IS630 family transposase (programmed frameshift), producing MSASIGVRGDYSASDLRSLARRCGDAEQVRRLLAMASILDGGSRGEAAKIGGVTLQIVRDWVIRYNAAGPDGLKSRKAPGKPPILNDAQRQALAAQVEAGPLPAAHGVVRWRLIDLAQWIWDEFGLSISKQSLSREMRALGFRKLSARPRHNGQKADDIADFRKASPPAWQETRSLPKGTPVERWWQDEARIGQQTKLTRRWAARGTRPSAPRDQRRSSAWIFGAICPAEGKAAGIVMPACNSEAMGMHLEEIAFHVAPGAHAVVILDQAGWHGSNELVVPPNITLMPLPPRCPELNPVENVWQFMRDNWLSNRIFKSYDDIVDHCCFAWNRLVDQPWRIMSIGLRQWAHGF from the exons ATGTCTGCGTCGATCGGCGTTCGTGGGGATTATTCGGCGTCGGACTTGCGGAGTCTGGCGCGCCGCTGTGGTGATGCCGAGCAGGTCCGGCGATTGTTGGCTATGGCTTCGATCCTCGATGGCGGCAGTCGTGGCGAGGCGGCCAAGATCGGTGGTGTGACGCTGCAAATCGTGCGGGATTGGGTGATCCGCTACAATGCGGCAGGTCCGGATGGGCTCAAGTCCCGCAAGGCGCCTGGCAAGCCGCCGATCCTGAACGACGCCCAGCGTCAGGCACTGGCCGCGCAGGTGGAAGCCGGTCCCCTTCCGGCAGCGCATGGCGTGGTTCGCTGGCGGCTGATCGATCTGGCGCAATGGATCTGGGACGAGTTCGGCCTGTCGATTTCCAAGCAGTCGCTGAGCCGGGAGATGCGCGCCCTGGGCTTCCGCAAGCTCTCGGCTCGCCCGCGCCACAATGGTCAGAAGGCAGACGACATTGCCGATTTTAGAAAAGCTTCGCCTCCCGCCTGGCAGGAA ACACGATCCTTGCCCAAGGGAACACCGGTAGAACGGTGGTGGCAGGACGAGGCGCGGATCGGCCAGCAGACCAAGCTGACCCGGCGATGGGCCGCACGCGGCACACGGCCTTCTGCCCCCAGGGATCAGCGCCGATCCTCGGCGTGGATCTTCGGTGCGATCTGCCCCGCTGAAGGCAAGGCCGCCGGGATCGTCATGCCGGCGTGCAACTCTGAAGCTATGGGCATGCACCTCGAGGAGATCGCGTTCCATGTCGCTCCGGGCGCTCACGCCGTGGTCATTCTCGACCAAGCCGGATGGCACGGCTCCAACGAACTGGTCGTTCCGCCCAACATAACCCTGATGCCGCTTCCGCCCCGCTGCCCCGAGCTCAATCCAGTCGAAAACGTCTGGCAGTTCATGCGCGACAACTGGCTATCGAACCGCATCTTCAAATCCTACGACGACATCGTCGATCACTGCTGCTTCGCATGGAACAGACTCGTCGATCAGCCTTGGCGCATCATGTCCATCGGATTGCGCCAGTGGGCACATGGGTTCTGA